The segment ttATCTGTTTGTGGGGACGGAGGGGCTGTTTATTTAAACAAACTACAATCTGATTGCAAAGACAAATCCCTGTGAGTTCAGTGGGCAAAATCTGTTATTTCCATTTTTGGTCAAGAACGTATCTTTCGATATTTTCAGCAGtttcagcttctcctctggtCACATTATAATAAAGAAAATTCTCTCTGTAAAGTCTAAGACTGACTGGTGCTTTCCTCTCCTGGTTTTCTGAAATTGCCAGAAACTCTTGATGAAATTATTGCTATTTGTTTAGCTCAAACCACTTGTGCATTCAGCTCTTCTGTCCTCCTTAGGATACCAGCACAGACTCTCCGATAATAACGCAGAAAATTACACTCGATCAGAGGAAGATTTGTGTTGTCACAAGTGCGGTAGAGGACCTCAAGAAGCAATTGGAAACAATAATACTGAAGAATTATCCAGCACAGCTGCCACAAGGTAAATGTATTTTACTTGTGTCGTCTTTTGTGGTGAAACCTCTTGACTTGTTACAAGActtgatcctgcaagatgctggtGACTTCTGGAGTCTCTGTGCAGTGTCACCTTCCACTGAGGTCAACAGCTTGTTTCGCACCTTGATTGCAGGGTCGTACTTGTATTACtaaaagcaggggtctccaaccttttgaagcgcgagatcacttttttgaatttaagtgcaatctaggATCTACTTCAGACCCAAACACCCTTGACTCGCCTCCTttgtaccccttctccaaggccccccCCTGCTCACcctatcctccctcccccccccatccttcctccctttcatcaggaaggggcagagggttggggtgtaggttctggtcttggattaatgGATTTggagagaggctctgagctgagcctgagacaggggttgtggtgcaggagggggttcaggatacaggcttTGAGGGGGAGTTTGTGTCTAGGGGTGCTCCAGgcgagggcaggagctgggggtgcaggagggggtttatgaCTGGGGCAGGAGTTCAGGATGCAGTCTCCTGCTGGATGCTGTTtagcacaggtggctcctgggtgatggtgcagcagtgctaagacaggctcacccctgccctggccctgcaccgctctcaaaagcatccagcaaattccctccagCCTAAGACCTGTTGTGTCCCCCtccgttctgtggagatagaatacagggtataagggggcaccctgacatcagcaccccctcctctcccttccatgccctgcacagcaagcgggGACAGCTCATaggcaaaggacaggagatgagcagcagaggggggaggggcagctgacgtGCTGGCatttgacagcctcttggccaagccagtcaagatcacctgtcagaggctccaagatctaccagtggatCCCAGTttgctggttggtgaccactgacttaaAGGGACACAGCTCGGAAGTTTAGGCTCAAATTGTTTCTGACTCTTACAGAAAGAGAGAGGTGATTTTAGCATATTTGAAACTTAGTGGGGTTTTTTGAAGGGGAGGGAGTGTTCCAAATTCCCTTGCAGTTTTGAAGTTAGAATAATAGTGTGCTGTTCCATGGATCATGGGaaccagaaagtgaaactgactagaatCCATTTGGAAACAAATCAGTGATTGTTTCTATCTCTCTTTACTTTTTAGGTATGAATGTAAACAATTTACgtaaaagaaatgctgtctagaagTAGATTattatagtagaccacaagctaaatatgagtcagcagtgtgatgctgttgcaaaaaaagcaaacatgattctgggatgcattcacaggtgtgttgtgagcaagacacaagaagtcattcttctgctctactctgcactggttaggcctcagttggagtattgtgtccagttctgggcaccacatttcaagaaagatgtggagaaattggagaggttccagagaagagcagcaagaatgattaaaggtctagagaacatgatctatgaaggaaggctgaaagaattgggtttgtttagtttggaaaagaagattgaggggggacatgatagcggttttcagatgtctaaaaggatgtcatgaggaggagggagaaaacttgttcatcttggcctctgaggctagaacaagaaacaatgggcttaaactgcagcaagggaggtttagcttggacagtaggaaaaagttcctaactgtcagggtggtcaaacactggaataaattgaccaggaaggttgtggaatctccatcactggagatatttaagagcaggttagatagacatctgtcagggatggtctaaactctagaagtactgggtcctgccatgggggtaggggactggactcgatgacctctcgaggtcccttccagtcctagtattctatgattctaagaatgtGTCAAATTCCCAAGTACTTGCTCACAGAGAGCTGAGCCTTAGCAAGGACTTTGGGATTTGGCTCAAAATATTTGCTCATGTCCCTAGTACTGTTCTGATGTTTAAGAAGGAGGACCTAACCACTTAGCAGATAATTAGGAGATCTTCAACCTAAGGACCACAGGCCTACAGTAGAAATTATTACTTATAAAGCAtagtgtgctaggtgctgtacaaacagaaataaagacaaaatCCCTGCCCCAAAAATGTTTCAGATGCAGTAAGAAACTGAAGGAGAGAAATTGAATGAGGTCTTGTTGCTTCCCCATTAACGAGAAAACACCAGAATAATGTAACCAAGAGGAGTTAGCTGTGAGCAGGTCCTCCCTAGTAAATCCTTCCAATGAATAGTCTCTTTCTATTTTTTGTTCCTCTCCTTTCAGGTATAGTCTTTATGCTGTGGGAACTGGGGTACCAATTCTGCAAACATAGTCCCAggtttagttttaaacctgcataGAAGAGTTTGCAGGATTAGGACTCTATTCATCAGGCAGCAACAGAACATAAAAGTATGAACATAAAAGCAGAGTTGTTTCTAAAACACTAGTGCCAAAAAAACCTTCCACTAGAACTGTGCAGATCAATGTTGAGAGTGACTCAGATGTTCAAAGAGAGTTCCAACTGGCAGTCTTGCAAATATGCATTACAAGTGTTACTGCAAATCAGAATGTTCTATGAGTGGAGGTTATTTGTTTTAGAAATATACATGCCATTACACACACCTCAATGATGAGCACAGAAGAACCTGCATAGAACAGAGAGTTAATTTGTGGTTACCTGTCATGCCTCATGGGTCTGTTACACATGTAATTAGTCATGTGTAAGTATAGTCACTGCAGCTCCAGGCAAAATGTTTTGATAATTGTGGATGCAGCGTATTTGTGTCAGCTGCACAAACATCTTTGCATGAGTAATTCACGGAGAAATTTAGGTCAGAAAGCATTATAAAAATACCAGctattatttttttcctgttggaCATGTATTCTAACTATTAGCTATTGCAACACTATTTTTGTTAgagggcatccccactataagttgCCCCAGTATACATCCGTTACACACTAAAGTTATTAACGCTTGTAAGAACcaatgcgttataagtcctcccattccccgctcttaagtcgcacgcaaaaaaaaaaaaaaaaattgcgcaaatggaagtcagtcaTTGGagaaaaattccccgctttaagttgttttgctataagtccaaggtttttcgaacgtatcttggacttatagccaGCATGGCCTGTGTTACCTGTTACttgccttttattttttaaaacaaactactAACAGAGAgactttccccctctcccatttaTCAGAACCTGTAGATTTACTTCAGGACACAAGTGCCTGTGCCATGTCTGTGGATTCTGCATATGACAATCCAAAACCggttatttcaagtcaattttctCAGTGTAAGTATGTGAAGCAATGTGACCAGTTTGTGAGCAACATTAAAATGAAGGGGATTAGAATGTTCACCCACATGGCTGGATCCTCACCTGCTGATTTGAGGTAGTTTCATTGACATAAGAGGAGCAatgcccatttacaccagctaaggatctggctgTTTTTCTTTCCAATACatgatttattttaaaggaaTTTTTTACTGCATAATACAAAGTACTGAAGCTGTAGCTGAACCACTATGCAAATTTATCAGACTAAAACCATATGGTAACTTGTTCACATGAGTTGCTTACATGAATTCTGATGGGTAAATATTCCATTACTATTGGTAATAGGATCATTGTATTGTAAGACTGTGAGTGGAGACAGATTTGAAGTTTTAGATGCCCTCTGCTGAAGTCTGTGAACCAAATCCAGAGTCTTTATTGAGTTTTTATTCAGAACTGGCAGACAGACAATGGAGTTAGCTTGAGTAAGGACTTGATCTTAGATTTGGTCCCTGGAGTTCAGAGGGAGTTGATAGTTCTCAACAGTTTTCCAGATCAGTCAATATCtgaattaattattattactattgttTTCTTTTGTGAAGCCTCAGTGTTTGATCACTGCTAGAGGGTTGGCATTTGGATTACCCTAATGAGGGATACATGTAGCAGTATTCAGAGAGGACCCCAACTTTCAGCTGTGTTTCATCTTTGTTGCAAATGTTTCATTGTCCAGTCTCCCTGATGCTTTCAGGTTAGGAAATTTCCCATTATCTGTTTTAGGGGCAGTGAACGTGACCTTTGATCCAGAAAGCATCCCCTCTAAACTGGATATCACATCTGAGAACAAGAAAGTGATCGTCTCCCATTTTTCAACTTCTTATAAACCAACTGCGAAGAGATTCCGCATCAGCCAAGTCATGTGTTCCCAAAGTTTCTCTGATGGACGCCATTACTGGGAAGTAAGTACCAAGGACAGCAGTGGATGGGCTGTTGGAGTTGCAAATGGAAATATTGGCAGAACCGATCGGCTGGGAAGAACCGAACTATCCTGGTGTGTGGAATGGTCCGATAAGAATAAACAATTGTCAGCTTGGCACAATAACCGGGAAACCCGGTTAAGTGATCAAAGGCCCCTGACGGTTGGAGTTTTCCTTGATCTTGAAAACAATCACCTGTCCTTTTACTCTCTCACTGATAAAGAAATGCTCCTGCATCGATTTGAAATCAGTATCCTACACCCTGTTTACCCTGCTTTCTGGCTGTATGGTTTAGATGAAGAAGGATCCTTAACTATAAATCATATCAACAGGGACTAGTCTGCAGTTCTTATGGAAACTGAAGACTTAAACTGTGAATTGCAGGGATGCAAGAAATAAAGCTTTATAGAGCTTCAGGTTTTGGATAGGAGGCTTTTATATCATGATGCAGGGATAACATCTTTAGCATGGCAGGGAATTAACAGCGGATGTGTTTTGTTCCTCTGCTTTTCTCTATTTTCACCCTCCTTTTTACAAATTCTGCCTGATCCGTCCTGTTTTTGTTAAAGCAGCTCTATCAAATGGCAGTAATGAGAAGCAGGGATCTGTACTTACAGGAGCGAGGCAGTTACTCTAAgtcaatggttttcaaacttttttcctagCAACCCGGGTTGAAGAAAATAATTGATACCCACAGCCCAtcggagctggggatgaggaatTTGAGGTGTGAGCggggttctgggctggggcagagagttgaggtGCAGGGGTGAGGGCTGTGGAATGGGGCTGGGCACTGGGGAATGGGCTTACCTCTAATGACTCCCAGTCATTGGTGCAGCAGGAGTGCAGAGGCAGGCTTTCTTTTGGATCACACTGCACACCGGACATGGTCAACAGCAAGTCTGGCTCCTAGGCGGAGGTGCACAAATGGCTCTCATCTGCAGgcaccgcccccccagctcccagccaatgAAAGTGTTGAGCTGGTGCTTGGGCCGGGGGCAGCACAGGGAGCCCAGTGGCCcccctgcctaggagccagactTGCTAGCTGCTTCCAGGACATACGGTGTCAGAACAGGGACTCCCCAGTTGTTTTCAAAATGCAGGTCATGACCCagcttttagggttgccagatgctttcacaaaaaataccgaacatggcaggaaTAAAAttcgttgtttaaaaaaaaaaaaaaaaaagccaggggaccaaagttgttgagcaaaaaaataccggacacctagcaaccctaccagCTTTCGCTAGCTGCCAGGGTCCCTGGGTGCTGAGCAAGGCAACCCAGTGAAAATGTGAAAACCACTATCCTATGTGCCATATATAGCTTTCTCTCTTTATATTCCATTTCATGTGCCACATGTAGCTTTCTCTCTTGATTCACAGGGAAGATTTGAGAATATAAATTAGTCCCTTATTGTCAGGGCTCACCAAACTGCAGCAAGCCCTGCTCTCCAGCcatgctgtccggcgatctgcgcatgcgcagattgcctgaacctggctcttccgggttacaatctactcgccatgggcgagtagattgtacaatttgtcgagccctgcttattgtAATATGTTCATCCATCCACTTTAGTTACAGCCAGCGTAAAACAATCCCTTATGTTAAATAGGGACATCAGTAGAATCCTGTTCAATGGAATGAAAGATCTGTAGTTGAGTCAGGTGGCCAGATGAGAGGGGAAGATACCATGAGTGTGGTGCATGTTTTGGGGATAAGCACTGAATTCCAGTAAATGGGCTGTGTATCCTCAGGGACCCAGTGCTACTGGGAAATCTGCCAGAGGAAGAACAGTCTGTGATGGGTTGGGTCACAGCGATCCCCTTGAGATTGTCCCCTGATGTgctgctcaaactactgagcccACCTGTCTGCCCTCTGGGGGGTcctaccaccctgtcctgctaagCCAGaatctctggtctcccccagccctggcacagagttggggtatcATCCCCAGGGTATCAGCCCCCTAGCAGAGTAACAGACACTGATAACTACTCAGCTGTGGAGGGTGCAGTTACAGAGACTTGTCAGCATCCAGGAGCACAGCCTcaatgggaccaaaaccccaaatctCTTTGTGTAAGTTTTAAACAGAGAAATCTCATAAAGTTCACTTTCTTTACCAacaaaagagagagatgcacagctgttgcttcaccccaacccccagtaacagttatttacactgggcttgctactaaacaaaagtgattttattaagtataaaagttGGATGTAAGTGATGGCAAAGGATGACAGACAGAtccaagtaagttactaagctaaaaataaaacaaaatataccaGCGAAGTTAAAAGAAATTGTTATAAAGCATAATTTTCACCCCATTCCTTATTTTAGATAAAATTCTTCAGGCCAAAGCTGATCTTTTTTCTAACCTGGGCCCAGCTGCGTCTCCACCATTCCTTATTAGAATTCTTTATCCTCTTGTGGAGGGGAGCAATATGTGAAGAGAGCTGAAGACCCTCATTATTTGCTTCCcatcccttaaatagaatttccgcAGGGTGCAAAGTCTTTGTCCCATTCCCCCTCCTCACTCCTggggaaaaataccaaattcaagatggattccagctccaagtggcatggtcacatgtcttcatAGGACCAACcgcagtttgggcttacaggaaaaacaagaatATTCACAGATCCTGGTCTTGAGCTCCGGGCCATTAAATcccttaagtaccactaatg is part of the Pelodiscus sinensis isolate JC-2024 chromosome 20, ASM4963464v1, whole genome shotgun sequence genome and harbors:
- the RNF135 gene encoding E3 ubiquitin-protein ligase RNF135 isoform X2, coding for MAAAANPVKNLEDEVTCSLCLEYFRDPILITKCAHSFCRDCITQHCKDQGSGVRCPHCRKTFHQENLISNRQLANMVEIVQCLKKTAQNRGEESEVEKHQEVLKLFCENDQEADKLWTQDFRDGLPPDGTAWETREREISEVSKQIEVVQDAISSTKRSSTEMNEYVSQIKGLITEDFGAMKRYLETQERATLQVIALEQRVAQQKIDEMIGQLTAKVNKLTNIKAQLGKGLQHNTMEQLSDTSTDSPIITQKITLDQRKICVVTSAVEDLKKQLETIILKNYPAQLPQEPVDLLQDTSACAMSVDSAYDNPKPVISSQFSQWAVNVTFDPESIPSKLDITSENKKVIVSHFSTSYKPTAKRFRISQVMCSQSFSDGRHYWEVSTKDSSGWAVGVANGNIGRTDRLGRTELSWCVEWSDKNKQLSAWHNNRETRLSDQRPLTVGVFLDLENNHLSFYSLTDKEMLLHRFEISILHPVYPAFWLYGLDEEGSLTINHINRD